From the genome of Ptychodera flava strain L36383 chromosome 20, AS_Pfla_20210202, whole genome shotgun sequence, one region includes:
- the LOC139120118 gene encoding rhodopsin, GQ-coupled-like isoform X1, whose translation MIAVMATTENVPTTEETIVTSVATEEMTTVTMEAITMEATSLAMATTHEVTTEFTTMGDVTTQIMNVTNMTDWLNVTNSSEPITPAYMPQLASKEAHYLIAVILSVMGFIGFFGNGLVIYVFTKTKYLRTPGNMLIVNLAISDWLMSITNFPPMIASSFNQYWLFGKLGCELYGFAGGLSGLMSIYTMTAIAYDRYYVICKPMKATRTVTSKRSMKFIAGVWFYALLWSALPFAGVGAYILEGYATSCTFDYIDQSLINVAFVTAMYTAGFLVPVFWIISCYSRMVYTMRKHRQELDRIQDKAGRQGDVTKTQEAVLKVSKEAKSEFKLAKIALILIVCFMFSWVPYAAMAAVGLILGHGYLTPTARTLPVLFAKTYCIYNPIVYALTHVKFQKAIREQVPWLSCLFSSSKGPDSSKSIMSVSQMRQGSVSSHASDATEVSDVEGHTNRTFDVELKSEANKKTETTSL comes from the exons ATG ATCGCTGTCATGGCAACTACCGAAAACGTCCCGACGACAGAAGAGACGATTGTAACATCAGTGGCCACGGAGGAAATGACCACGGTGACTATGGAAGCAATAACCATGGAAGCGACGTCCTTGGCAATGGCTACGACCCACGAGGTGACGACAGAGTTTACGACCATGGGTGACGTCACAACACAAATCATGAACGTGACCAATATGACAGACTGGCTTAACGTGACAAATTCCTCTGAGCCGATTACTCCTGCCTACATGCCTCAACTAGCGTCGAAGGAAGCTCATTACTTGATAGCCGTAATCCTGTCCGTCATGGGTTTTATAGGATTCTTCGGCAACGGACTCGTAATCTACGTGTTCACGAA AACGAAGTACCTCCGGACCCCGGGAAATATGCTAATTGTCAATCTCGCCATTTCTGATTGGTTGATGTCAATCACAAACTTTCCTCCGATGATCGCATCAAGTTTCAACCAGTACTGGCTCTTTGGTAAACTCG GTTGTGAATTGTATGGTTTTGCAGGTGGTCTGAGTGGACTCATGTCGATCTACACGATGACTGCGATCGCCTATGACCGTTACTATGTGATATGTAAGCCCATGAAGGCAACCAGGACTGTCACATCAAAACGATCTATGAAGTTCATCGCGGGAGTTTGGTTTTATGCCCTCCTCTGGTCGGCGTTACCGTTCGCTGGCGTCGGCGCGTACATCCTTGAAGGCTACGCGACGAGTTGTACCTTCGATTACATCGACCAGTCCCTGATCAATGTTGCGTTCGTGACGGCCATGTACACGGCCGGCTTTCTAGTGCCCGTGTTTTGGATTATCTCTTGCTACAGTAGGATGGTATACACCATGCGCAAACACCGTCAGGAGTTGGATAGGATCCAGGACAAAGCAGGCAGGCAGGGAGACGTCACAAAAACCCAAGAGGCTGTCTTGAAAGTGTCAAAAGAGGCCAAGTCTGAATTCAAACTAGCCAAGATCGCCTTGATACTAATCGTGTGCTTTATGTTTTCCTGGGTACCTTACGCTGCCATGGCTGCTGTTGGGCTCATACTCGGCCACGGTTACTTGACCCCTACTGCACGCACACTGCCTGTTCTGTTTGCCAAAACTTACTGCATTTACAACCCAATCGTCTACGCTCTGACCCACGTAAAATTCCAGAAGGCCATTCGTGAACAGGTCCCGTGGCTGTCGTGCTTGTTCAGCAGCTCCAAGGGCCCTGACAGCTCCAAGTCCATCATGTCTGTCAGCCAAATGCGTCAGGGCTCCGTCAGCAGCCACGCATCTGACGCCACCGAAGTCAGCGACGTTGAAGGGCACACAAACCGCACTTTTGACGTCGAGCTGAAGTCCGAAGCCAACAAGAAAACTGAAACTACATCCTTATAG
- the LOC139120118 gene encoding rhodopsin, GQ-coupled-like isoform X2, producing MATTENVPTTEETIVTSVATEEMTTVTMEAITMEATSLAMATTHEVTTEFTTMGDVTTQIMNVTNMTDWLNVTNSSEPITPAYMPQLASKEAHYLIAVILSVMGFIGFFGNGLVIYVFTKTKYLRTPGNMLIVNLAISDWLMSITNFPPMIASSFNQYWLFGKLGCELYGFAGGLSGLMSIYTMTAIAYDRYYVICKPMKATRTVTSKRSMKFIAGVWFYALLWSALPFAGVGAYILEGYATSCTFDYIDQSLINVAFVTAMYTAGFLVPVFWIISCYSRMVYTMRKHRQELDRIQDKAGRQGDVTKTQEAVLKVSKEAKSEFKLAKIALILIVCFMFSWVPYAAMAAVGLILGHGYLTPTARTLPVLFAKTYCIYNPIVYALTHVKFQKAIREQVPWLSCLFSSSKGPDSSKSIMSVSQMRQGSVSSHASDATEVSDVEGHTNRTFDVELKSEANKKTETTSL from the exons ATGGCAACTACCGAAAACGTCCCGACGACAGAAGAGACGATTGTAACATCAGTGGCCACGGAGGAAATGACCACGGTGACTATGGAAGCAATAACCATGGAAGCGACGTCCTTGGCAATGGCTACGACCCACGAGGTGACGACAGAGTTTACGACCATGGGTGACGTCACAACACAAATCATGAACGTGACCAATATGACAGACTGGCTTAACGTGACAAATTCCTCTGAGCCGATTACTCCTGCCTACATGCCTCAACTAGCGTCGAAGGAAGCTCATTACTTGATAGCCGTAATCCTGTCCGTCATGGGTTTTATAGGATTCTTCGGCAACGGACTCGTAATCTACGTGTTCACGAA AACGAAGTACCTCCGGACCCCGGGAAATATGCTAATTGTCAATCTCGCCATTTCTGATTGGTTGATGTCAATCACAAACTTTCCTCCGATGATCGCATCAAGTTTCAACCAGTACTGGCTCTTTGGTAAACTCG GTTGTGAATTGTATGGTTTTGCAGGTGGTCTGAGTGGACTCATGTCGATCTACACGATGACTGCGATCGCCTATGACCGTTACTATGTGATATGTAAGCCCATGAAGGCAACCAGGACTGTCACATCAAAACGATCTATGAAGTTCATCGCGGGAGTTTGGTTTTATGCCCTCCTCTGGTCGGCGTTACCGTTCGCTGGCGTCGGCGCGTACATCCTTGAAGGCTACGCGACGAGTTGTACCTTCGATTACATCGACCAGTCCCTGATCAATGTTGCGTTCGTGACGGCCATGTACACGGCCGGCTTTCTAGTGCCCGTGTTTTGGATTATCTCTTGCTACAGTAGGATGGTATACACCATGCGCAAACACCGTCAGGAGTTGGATAGGATCCAGGACAAAGCAGGCAGGCAGGGAGACGTCACAAAAACCCAAGAGGCTGTCTTGAAAGTGTCAAAAGAGGCCAAGTCTGAATTCAAACTAGCCAAGATCGCCTTGATACTAATCGTGTGCTTTATGTTTTCCTGGGTACCTTACGCTGCCATGGCTGCTGTTGGGCTCATACTCGGCCACGGTTACTTGACCCCTACTGCACGCACACTGCCTGTTCTGTTTGCCAAAACTTACTGCATTTACAACCCAATCGTCTACGCTCTGACCCACGTAAAATTCCAGAAGGCCATTCGTGAACAGGTCCCGTGGCTGTCGTGCTTGTTCAGCAGCTCCAAGGGCCCTGACAGCTCCAAGTCCATCATGTCTGTCAGCCAAATGCGTCAGGGCTCCGTCAGCAGCCACGCATCTGACGCCACCGAAGTCAGCGACGTTGAAGGGCACACAAACCGCACTTTTGACGTCGAGCTGAAGTCCGAAGCCAACAAGAAAACTGAAACTACATCCTTATAG